The Micropterus dolomieu isolate WLL.071019.BEF.003 ecotype Adirondacks linkage group LG20, ASM2129224v1, whole genome shotgun sequence genome has a segment encoding these proteins:
- the LOC123959016 gene encoding stathmin-4-like — protein sequence MTLAAYREKMRELPLVSLFCSCILPELRDAAADKKEAGVVDLNLCNIRDMEVIELSKRTSGQAFEVILKPPTFDGGPELRATTPPRQKPSLEEIQKKLDAAQERRKCQEAELLKHLAERREHEREVAQKALTKERQEHRADADKEQRQMHLNASQEWLQEEDKHSVEVS from the exons atgacTCTAGCAG CATACCGGGAGAAGATGCGAGAGCTCCCTCTGGTGTCTCTCTTCTGCTCCTGCATCCTTCCTGAACTCAGAGACGCCGCAGCCGACAAGAAGGAAG CCGGCGTGGTGGACTTGAACCTGTGCAACATCCGCGACATGGAGGTGATCGAGCTAAGCAAGCGGACAAGCGGACAAGCCTTTGAGGTGATCCTGAAGCCACCCACCTTCGACGGCGGCCCCGAACTGAGGGCGACCACGCCGCCCCGCCAGAAACCTTCACTGGAAGAGATCCAGAAGAAACTGGATGCCGCccaggagaggaggaag tgtcaggaggcagagctgctgaagcACCTGGCCGAGAGGAGGGAGCACGAGCGTGAAGTCGCTCAGAAAGCTCTGACCAAAGAGCGTCAGGAGCACCGGGCCGACGCCGACAAGGAGCAACGGCAGATGCACCTGAACGCCTCGCAGGAGTGGCtgcaggaggag GACAAGCACAGTGTGGAG GTGTCTTGA
- the il17a/f1 gene encoding interleukin 17a/f1, whose product MFPASNSSKVTAACVAMMIMMMVMTNEAAVVPKHSARTPKKSSDGAAVETVPLQLDTNALAPTRNIRPLENASISPWAYNVSHDDSMFPPILSEARCLLRGCLDSEGLEDLSLESRPIMHQVLLLRRVRSAASAGSGVGHSYHYRLESRLIAVGCTCVRPVIQHQQ is encoded by the exons ATGTTCCCAGCATCAAACTCCTCCAAAGTGACG gcCGCCTGTGTGgcgatgatgataatgatgatggtgatgaccAATGAGGCAGCAGTGGTGCCGAAACACTCGGCGAGGACACCGAAGAAGTCCTCTGACGGTGCGGCGGTAGAAACGGTCCCCCTGCAGCTTGACACCAACGCTTTGGCTCCTACCAGAAACATCAGGCCGCTGGAGAACGCCTCCATCTCCCCGTGGGCGTACAA CGTCTCCCACGATGACTCTATGTTCCCTCCCATATTGTCGGAGGCTCGTTGTTTGCTGCGCGGCTGTCTGGACTCGGAGGGCCTGGAGGACCTGAGCCTAGAGTCCAGACCCATCATGCaccaggtgttgttgctgcGTCGGGTCAGGTCAGCCGCGTCGGCAGGGTCGGGGGTGGGACATAGCTACCACTACAGGCTGGAGTCCCGCCTCATCGCTGTGGGCTGCACCTGTGTACGACCCGTCATCCAACACCAACAATGA